A stretch of Acropora palmata chromosome 9, jaAcrPala1.3, whole genome shotgun sequence DNA encodes these proteins:
- the LOC141893368 gene encoding uncharacterized protein LOC141893368, which translates to MQYSDQAKMKTATVVSDLPNSSPLVALLKCIRETVKCGRLCNSINRWFSEKRKKGISFSYRFTGLESKRFSWNFAHLTEILLRIDKLSSGSVLKLHTLAFIGVQIRDAAAIYSRVDVSKQQVEDLKGLCQKYFTANRLLLDGVNPTVWTMGYAIPYHTSQLFETLGYGLGLNSMQGREAKHVKLAKYVENTCNVKKSMRWWIVFRHEFVCLIWLREMDPYSVIYHQEKKKDPDSYIPKRVKDHDERFCYCGLLKLNVTDEGCMVCTDNVMKLVKQSVFTGKVNNELQQFLK; encoded by the coding sequence ATGCAGTACAGTGACCAAGCGAAAATGAAGACAGCAACAGTGGTCTCAGACCTTCCAAACTCTTCACCACTGGTGGCACTTCTGAAGTGTATACGAGAAACCGTAAAGTGTGGAAGGCTTTGCAACAGCATCAACAGGTGGTTTAGTGAGAAGAGAAAGAAGGGCATCTCATTCTCCTACAGGTTCACTGGCCTGGAATCAAAAAGATTTTCATGGAATTTTGCTCACCTTACTGAGATACTGTTGCGGATAGACAAGCTGTCAAGTGGGTCTGTCCTAAAGCTGCACACACTAGCATTTATTGGTGTGCAAATCAGGGATGCTGCTGCCATTTACTCCAGAGTTGATGTAAGCAAACAGCAAGTTGAGGATTTAAAGGGATTGTgccagaaatatttcacagCAAATCGTCTCCTGTTGGATGGGGTGAATCCTACCGTATGGACCATGGGCTATGCTATTCCATATCACACCAGCCAGCTGTTTGAGACGCTTGGGTATGGGCTTGGCCTAAACTCTATGCAGGGTCGAGAGGCTAAACATGTCAAGTTGGCAAAGTATGTAGAGAACACTTGCAATGTGAAGAAAAGCATGAGGTGGTGGATTGTGTTTCGTCACGAGTTTGTCTGTCTCATATGGCTTAGGGAGATGGACCCCTACAGTGTTATTTACCAtcaagagaagaagaaagatcCTGATTCCTACATACCCAAGAGGGTTAAAGATCATGATGAaagattttgttattgtggtCTTCTTAAGTTAAATGTCACTGATGAAGGTTGCATGGTATGCACAGATAATGTGATGAAGCTAGTGAAGCAAAGTGTTTTTACTGGAAAAGTTAACAATGAACTCCAACAGTTCCTAAAATAG